A window of Egibacteraceae bacterium genomic DNA:
CCTCGTCGGCCAGCATCGATCCGGACGCGTCGACCACCACCACGGTGTGGTCGCCCAGCGCGAACTCGGCGGGCAGGCTCGGGCGAGCGAGCGCCAGGGCCCCGACCAGGATGGCCGCCAGCACGAACCAGAACGTGCGGTCGGGACGGAAGCGCTGCCACGGGACGGCGGCCGCCACCGAGCGGTCGGTGCGTGCCCACAGGTAGGTGGCGGCCACCTCGCGACGGGGCCGGCGCGATCGCAGCACGTACCACAGGGCCAACGGCACGGCCAGCGCCGCCGCCGCCAGTCCCAGCGGCGCGGTGAGGTTCACCGCAGCACCTGCAGCCGGGTGAGGGTCACCGCCAGGAAGTCCTCGATCGGCTCGTCGTCGAGGTGGCGGGCGTAGACCACCCCGCGCCCGGTGGCGGCGCGCTCCACCTCGTCGAGCCAGGTGTCGCGGGCGCGGGCATAGTCGTCCAGGGCCCGCTCACCCACCGCGACCTCGACCTCCGCGCCGGTCTCGACGTCGACCAGGCGCAGGTCACCGCGCACCTCGGGTTCCATGTCGGCCCGCCCCAGCAGGTGCACGAGGATCCCCTCGCCGCCCGCCAGCTCGGTCACGACGTCCTCCCAGCCGTCGAAGAGCAGGTCGCTGACCAGCACCACCGGCCCCCGGGGCCCCTCCGCCCTGGCGCGGCGCACGCCGGCCCCCACGTCGGCGGCGCCGGCCGGGCCGGCGCCGACCAGCCGCAGCTGGGCCTGGGCCAGCCCCCGCGCCCCCCGCAGCCAGGGCCCGGCGTCGGTGTCAGCCCCGGCGAGCAGCACGCGCACCCGGTCGCCGCCGCCCAGCGCAACGGTGGCCAGTCCGGCCCCGACGGCGCGCAGCGCGCCGGTCTTGCCGCCGAACCCCATCGAGGCGGAGGTGTCCACGACGATCCGCAGCGCTGCCTCGTACTCGGCCTCGTAGCGCTTGGTGAGCAGCCGCCCGAGGCGGGCGTAGGCCTGCGCGTCCACCCAGCGGGGGTCGTCGCCGGGGACGTAGGCGCGGTAGTCGGCGAAGTCCAGCGACGTGCCGTGGCGCCGGGACACGTGCGCCCCGGTGTAGCGGCCCGTGACGGGGCGGTGGGTCACGAACCGCAGACGCCTCAGGCGACCGACCACCGCAGGGTCGAGCAGGGTGCTCATCCCGCGCCCCGTAGTGGCGCAGCGGGCACGGGGACGGCCACGAGCACCGCGTCGAGGACGTCATCGGCGTCCACACCGGCGGCCAGGGCCTCGTAGCCGAGCACCAGGCGGTGGCGCAGGCAGGGGCCCGCCACCGCGCGGACGTCCTCGACGCTGGCGTGCAACCGCCCGGCGAGCAGCGCCGTGGTCTTGGCGAGCAGCACCACCGCCTGCGCGCCCCGCGGCGACGCACCGTGATGGACGTAGCGGCGCACCGGCTCCGCCGCCGCCCGGTCGGGGTGGGTGGCCTGCACGAGGTCGACGGCGTGGCGGGTGACGTGCTCGGCCATCGGCACCTCGCGCACCAGGCGGGCAGCGGCCAGGAGGTCCGCGGCGCCGGC
This region includes:
- a CDS encoding DUF58 domain-containing protein, translating into MSTLLDPAVVGRLRRLRFVTHRPVTGRYTGAHVSRRHGTSLDFADYRAYVPGDDPRWVDAQAYARLGRLLTKRYEAEYEAALRIVVDTSASMGFGGKTGALRAVGAGLATVALGGGDRVRVLLAGADTDAGPWLRGARGLAQAQLRLVGAGPAGAADVGAGVRRARAEGPRGPVVLVSDLLFDGWEDVVTELAGGEGILVHLLGRADMEPEVRGDLRLVDVETGAEVEVAVGERALDDYARARDTWLDEVERAATGRGVVYARHLDDEPIEDFLAVTLTRLQVLR